The genomic region GTAGTGCCACCGTAATTGATGCCACGGGCAAACATTTGACCGCAGGTATCATTGACGAACACAGCCATATTGCGGGCGTGGCCATCAATGAAGCGGGACACAACTCTTCGGCAGAGGTCAAAATGGAAGATGTCGTAGATCCGGAAGATGTTGCCATTTACCAAGCTCTGGGCGGCGGCGTAACTTCCTTACAGTTGTTGCACGGTTCTGCCAACCCGATCGGCGGCCAGTCCGCAATTTTAAAATTAAAGTGGGGAGAAAGTGCCAAAAATATGATTTATGACAACTCCCCCAAGTTTATCAAATTCGCTTTGGGTGAAAATGTAAAACAGAGCAACTGGCAAAGTTTTAGCAGGTTCCCCCAAACCCGTATGGGGGTGGAACAGGTGTTTGTTGATTATTTTCAACGAGCCAAAGAGTACGATACAAAAAAGAAAAGCGGAAAAGCCTATCGCTACGATGAGGAAATGGAAACCTTGGCCGAAATATTGAACGGGGAACGTTTTATCAGCTGTCACTCCTATGTACAAAGTGAAATCAATATGATGATGAAGGTTGCCGAAAAGTTCGGTTTTACCCTAAATACGTTTACGCACATACTGGAAGGTTACAAAGTAGCTGATAAAATGGCCGAACACGGTGCAGGAGCAGGCACTTTTAGCGACTGGTGGGCCTACAAATATGAGGTAAACGATGCCATTCCCTACAATGCCGCCATCATGCAAAAACAAGGCGTTACGGTGGCCATTAATAGCGATGACGATGAAATGATACGAAGATTGAACCAAGAAGCCGCCAAAACCGTAAAATATGGTGGCATGTCCGAATTGGAAGCTTGGAAGATGATAACCATCAACCCTGCAAAACTATTGCATTTGGATAATCGTACAGGGAGTATTAAGGAAGGGAAGGATGCCGATTTGGTTTTATGGAACGGCCATCCCATGTCTATCTACACAAAGGCCGAAAAAACGATTATTGACGGAACCGTATATTTTGACCTCGAAAAGGACAAAAAACAACGGGAAACCATTAAAAAAGAACGCAACAAGCTTATCAATATGATGTTACAGGAAAAAAACGGCGGCGGTAAAACGCAAAAACCGCAACAGAACAAAAAAGAAAGCATGCATTGCGAAAGCCTCTAAAAAGTAAGATCATCAATCTGATATGCATTATAAATGAATACAGTATCTAAATGTAAGTTGGTGTGATTTTGAGGAACGATATATTGTATCCAGAACGTTCGCAAAATACCAAGTTGCCCATAAGAAATAAAATAAGAAAATGAATTCCCGCCTTTACCAAAACGAGTTCGGCAACAGGGCAGGAATAAAATAAAACCAATACTCATGAAAAATTTAAAATATACCATAATAGCCGTTATACTGCTAAGCTTTACCACGTGGGCACAACAGACTCCGGCAGCGAAACAAAAAGAAGCCATTACCATAACCGGGGTCACCGCCCATGTAGGTGACGGTAGTATTATGGAAAACGCCAGCATAGTTTTTGAAAATGGTAAAATCACCGCATTAGGCGCTAATGTCACGGCCAAAGGAAAAGTGGTAAACGCATCGGGAAAACATATATATCCGGGATTTATAGCCCCTGCCAAAAGTTTGGGATTGGTTGAAGTGAACGCGGTGCGTGCCAGTAACGATCAAGATGAAATAGGTGGGTTGATTCCACATGTGCGGAGCATTATTGCCTACAATGCGGAATCCAAGGTGGTAGAAAGTATGCGGCCCAACGGTGTGTTATTGGCACAAATAACCCCAAAGGGCGGTCTCATATCCGGTACCTCCTCTATTGTACAGTTCGATGCCTGGAACTGGGAAGATGCGGCGATAAAGACCGATGATGGCATTCACCTAAATTGGCCGGGAACCTTTCGTAGGGGCCGCTGGTGGATGGGCGAACCAAGAGGGTTTCTACCCAATAAGGACTATACCGACCAAGTTGGCGAAGTAAAGACCTTTATGAACAACGCATTGTCCTACGGGAAAGCGACCGCACCAGAAAAAAACCTACCTTTTGCCGCCATGCAGGGCATTTTTGATGGTACCCAAAAACTATACGTGTATGCCGATGGGGAAAAAGAAATCATAGATGCTATAAATACGGTCAAAAACGCAGGGGCAAAAGAGGTTGTGCTTGTTGGTGGTTATCATGCCTACAAGATTACCGACTTCCTAAAAAAACAGAATATCCCCGTATTGGTTCAGTTTACCCACAACCGCCCCAGTTTTGAGGATGATGATTATGACCTGCCCTACAAGCTTCCAAAACTATTGATGGATGCCGGACTTTTAGTCGGATTACAAAACGGCTCTGCCTCAAACTTTCAAACACGTAACCTTCCCTTTTATGCAGGCCAAGTGGCCGGACAAGGTTTGGATAAGGAAAAAGCCTTGCAGTTGATTACCGGGAACACAGCCAAAATATTAGGGATAGATGCCGATTACGGTACTTTGGCGGTAGGGAAAAGTGCTACCTTTTTTGTCTCCAAAGGCGATGCCTTGGACATGCGTGGCAACCAATTGACCCATGCCTTTATTGATGGTAGAGACATCTCATTGGAAACCCACCAGACCCAACTCTGGAAACGCTATTCAAAAAAGTACGAAGGGGAATAAAACATTTGCATAAAAATAATATTATAATAAGCTAAATGTAGTGGTGTATTTAGCGTGTTGTTAGCAAATATTTAAAATGAACCGTACATTAATCAAATTTCTCGCATTTTCAATGTTCCTATCATTGAATAGTTGCTCGAAAATAATTGAATTTGAAAGTAAAAGATATTTATTCGCTTTTGTCCTTTCACTTATCATTGGATTGATTGCTTTAATCGCTTCAATTTTTAAAAAAAATAAATGAAATGAAAAACATCACGCTTCTATTAGTCATTATGATTTTAATTTCATCTTGTAAAAAGAACAATGAAACAAAAAAAATAATTGATGAAATTCAAATTACGGAAACACTGAGTGTCGCTGAATTGGAAAATAAAAACTCCGACTTGACCGAAAACAATTCCGATAATATTCAAAATATAAAAACTCAAATCGATGAGTATTTGACAGCCTTTCTAAACGGAAATTCAGAAAAAGCTATTACATATTGCTATCCTGACCTTTTTGAATTTATGAAAAGTCAATATCCTCAAGAATATAGTATTGAAGAAGTGAAATCTGTCTTTAAAGAATCGATTGACGCTTTAAAAGAAATGTCAGTGAATGGTGTTGAGTATGAATTTGAAGTAGGAGAAATTAATAAAATTGCGGAAAACAATGATTTTAAACTCTACTCGATTGTTACTTATCTAAAAGTTAAAAAGGGATTGGATTCAAATACTTCTGGAGGAGAACAGATAGCAATTAGTAATGACAATGGAAAAACTTGGAAATTTTTAGAAAAAGATGCGAATAAGAATTATTTAAAAGTCTTAAAATTGAGCATTCCGAACGAAATAGTAAACCGAATCAAATAAAAACGATTTGCCATCAATGTGTATAATTCATTGCTATTTAAAGCCTATTTAAGAACTTTAATGCTTAAACACGCAACGAAATCATACATTAGACCGTTGTAAGTAATTTGACAAAATGAAAAAGGGAATTACAATAATACTGTTACTAATATTTTGCTGTTGCAAAAATAAAGTAAGGCCTAGTGACAATTTTAACGACAAAAAGCTCACTAGCGATTTGATTTTAGAAATTTTATCCAACAAGAAAGATGACTATATAGATTTAAATTGCAAATGTATTTCTGAAAAATCGAAACTTATATTACCCCGTTCCGGTAGCTTAAAAGGGTTTGCCAAAAAAAACTTAGATATAAAAGACACATTGCATTTGAATGACCAAATCGAGCTATTCACCCATTTTAAGATATCTGATGATATATTATCTAGTTGGAATATTATAACGGAGAAAGAGTTTGATATATACAAAATTTCTTCGTCAGACAGTTCAATTTGGGAATCATTACTGATTGACTGACCTAACGGATATTATTCTTTTTCTAAACCTATTTTCAACGAAAATTTTGATAAGGCAATAGTTGGATTTGGAAGTATTTGTGGAAGATTATGCGGTGGTGGTATTACACGTGTCTATCGACTTGTAAATGGGAAATGGGAGGTTGAAAGGGAAATAAGCTCATGGGTGAGTTAATAAAAAACTGAGTACAGTAAAACCTAAACGCAATTCGGGTTTTAGGACGAAAACCAAAGGTCTTTGTATATTCATGATATCACTAAATCTTATGTATTTAGCCTTAGACAAGAAAAAAGAAAAAAATAGGCTTTAGCTACTTCAAGAGACGGAAACCATATGTTTCCTTATCTCTGCACTAAGCTTAATTTGGCCTTTGCATGTGTAAATGGCTAACTTTAATTTATGTAATTGTGTTGCAACTCATCCTAAAACAGGAAAAATGAATGTAGCTGAAATCCTAAGCAAGCAGACAAAAAATGCATTTGAATGGACGAATAAGCTGATTGTGCCTATCCCGTATGAGAAGTGGGACATCCTAGCAGAGGGTATTGGCTCTAATTTGAGCTGGCAGATTGGTCACCAAATTGTCAGTATTTATTATCACACAATTATGACCACCGTAGGGCATATTCCCGAGTTGATTGAAAAACTGAATTTACGTGCATACACAGAAATGTGTAACTATGACACCTCTGCTGCAAATATGGTTGGAAAGACCAATCCAAAAAAACTGATGCAGGATTTGAAATATATGCAAGAACAATCTTTAGGCATAATTAAATCATTGTCCCAGAATGATCTACAAAAAGCTGTTGAACCGACTAAAGTCCCACATCCGATTGCTACAACCAAATTTGAGGCCATTGATTGGAATATAAAGCATACAATGTGGCATTGTGGACAAGTTGCGATAATTAAGCGAATTGTGGACAGCCCATATGATTTTGGTGTTAAAAGAACATAACAAAATGATAAGATTGAATAAAAAAACGCATTGTGACAAAGTTCCTAAGCAAAGTATTGCCTCTTTATACTTCTCAATATCGTTACTGATTTTAAACTTGATTTACGCCCAAAAGTTTAATATTAACTAAATAACCGAATACATGAAAGAAAGCAACCGATAACGCGCAAACCAAAACAATATGAAACAGCTTATCATTATCCTATTTCTAGTTGTCATCGGTTGTAGAAACGAAACAAAATCTGACGAAGAAATCGATGAAACC from Costertonia aggregata harbors:
- a CDS encoding amidohydrolase family protein; amino-acid sequence: MKNLKYTIIAVILLSFTTWAQQTPAAKQKEAITITGVTAHVGDGSIMENASIVFENGKITALGANVTAKGKVVNASGKHIYPGFIAPAKSLGLVEVNAVRASNDQDEIGGLIPHVRSIIAYNAESKVVESMRPNGVLLAQITPKGGLISGTSSIVQFDAWNWEDAAIKTDDGIHLNWPGTFRRGRWWMGEPRGFLPNKDYTDQVGEVKTFMNNALSYGKATAPEKNLPFAAMQGIFDGTQKLYVYADGEKEIIDAINTVKNAGAKEVVLVGGYHAYKITDFLKKQNIPVLVQFTHNRPSFEDDDYDLPYKLPKLLMDAGLLVGLQNGSASNFQTRNLPFYAGQVAGQGLDKEKALQLITGNTAKILGIDADYGTLAVGKSATFFVSKGDALDMRGNQLTHAFIDGRDISLETHQTQLWKRYSKKYEGE
- a CDS encoding DinB family protein gives rise to the protein MNVAEILSKQTKNAFEWTNKLIVPIPYEKWDILAEGIGSNLSWQIGHQIVSIYYHTIMTTVGHIPELIEKLNLRAYTEMCNYDTSAANMVGKTNPKKLMQDLKYMQEQSLGIIKSLSQNDLQKAVEPTKVPHPIATTKFEAIDWNIKHTMWHCGQVAIIKRIVDSPYDFGVKRT